A window of Cyclopterus lumpus isolate fCycLum1 chromosome 14, fCycLum1.pri, whole genome shotgun sequence contains these coding sequences:
- the capn5b gene encoding LOW QUALITY PROTEIN: calpain-5 (The sequence of the model RefSeq protein was modified relative to this genomic sequence to represent the inferred CDS: deleted 1 base in 1 codon) — translation MFTSVKAFDGQQYSTLKRQCLQSGLLFEDPRFPAIDDSLFYQGNRIGRVVWKRPRELCEDPHLFVDGISAHDLHQGQLGNCWFVAACSSLASRESLWQKVIPDWKEQEWDTEKPESYAGIFHFRFWRFGEWVDVVIDDRLPTVDNQLVYCHSNDSNEFWSAMVEKAYAKVYGCYEGLDGGNTADALVDFTGGVSEPVDLLEGQMVTDEVARNQLFERVLKVHNRDGLISCSIRATTIEDMEARLDCGLVKGHAYAVTDVRKVRLGHGLLAFFKSEKLQMIRMRNPWGEKEWSGPWSDSSEEWNKVSKSEREKLGVTVQDDGEFWMTFDDFCQYFTDIILCRLINTSYLSIHKTWEEEVMRGSWVHRQDPLRNRSGGCINHKATFLQNPQYVFDVKKVEDEVLICLQQKEKRATPKEGKGENLAIGFDIHRVELNRKYRMHSAQQKVAGSIYINSRCVFLRKDLQEGRYVIIPTTFDPGQQGDFLLRVFTDVPSDCKELTLDDPPQTCWTGMCGYPQLVTQVHVMNAEGLQGQDTNGELHCLNPNKERLLSKVQALDPYVIITCEGERVRSPVHKDTRCPNFDIKGLFYRKKPKEGIHIEIYNKNMIVDTFLGQVILFSDPNERQEQHTLHLRDKGSRQDNDLPGTLTVRLITATTLTNI, via the exons ATGTTCACTTCAGTGAAGGCC TTCGACGGGCAGCAGTACTCCACCCTGAAGAGGCAGTGCTTGCAGAGTGGCCTGCTCTTTGAAGACCCCCGCTTCCCCGCCATCGACGACTCGCTGTTCTACCAGGGGAACAGGATCGGACGTGTGGTCTGGAAGAGGCCTCGG GAGCTGTGTGAGGACCCTCACCTGTTTGTGGATGGCATCAGCGCACACGACTTACATCAGGGGCAGCTGGGTAACTGCTGGTTTGTAGCGGCGTGCTCCAGTCTGGCCTCCAGAGAGTCTCTGTGGCAAAAA GTCATTCCCGACTGGAAGGAGCAGGAGTGGGATACGGAGAAGCCAGAATCGTACGCCGGGATTTTCCACTTCCGCTTCTGGCGCTTCGGTGAGTGGGTGGACGTGGTGATCGACGACCGTCTACCGACGGTGGACAACCAGCTGGTCTACTGCCACTCCAACGACAGCAACGAGTTCTGGAGCGCCATGGTGGAGAAGGCCTATGCCAA gGTTTATGGCTGCTACGAGGGTTTGGACGGAGGAAACACGGCCGACGCGCTGGTGGATTTCACGGGCGGTGTTTCAGAGCCCGTGGACCTGCTGGAGGGTCAGATGGTGACTGATGAGGTGGCCCGAAACCAGCTGTTTGAAAGAGTTCTCAAAGTCCACAACAGAGACGGTCTCATCAGTTGCTCCATCAGG GCGACCACGATAGAGGACATGGAGGCACGGCTGGACTGTGGCCTGGTCAAAGGTCATGCCTACGCCGTGACGGACGTGCGGAAAGTGAGGCTAGGTCACGGACTGCTGGCCTTTTTCAAATCCGAAAAGCTGCAGATGATCCGCATGAGGAACCCCTGGGGAGAAAAGGAGTGGAGCGGCCCCTGGAGTGACAG TTCGGAGGAGTGGAACAAGGTGAgcaagagtgagagagagaagctcgGCGTCACCGTGCAGGACGACGGCGAGTTCTG GATGACGTTCGATGACTTCTGCCAGTACTTCACTGACATTATCCTGTGCCGCCTCATCAACACCTCCTACCTGAGCATCCACAAAacctgggaggaggaggtgatgaggggCTCCTGGGTCCACCGCCAGGACCCCCTTCGCAACCGGTCAGGAGGCTGCATCAATCACAAGGCCACTTTCCTGCAGAACCCCCAG TACGTGTTTGATGTAAAGAAAGTGGAGGACGAGGTGCTGATCTGCTTAcagcagaaggagaagagagcCACACCCAAAGAGGGCAAAGGGGAAAACCTCGCCATAGGCTTTGATATTCACCGg GTGGAGCTAAATCGTAAGTACCGTATGCACTCAGCCCAGCAGAAAGTAGCGGGCTCCATCTACATCAACTCGCGCTGCGTCTTCCTCAGGAAGGATCTGCAGGAGGGCCGTTACGTAATCATTCCCACAACCTTTGACCCCGGTCAGCAGGGCGACTTCCTGCTCCGCGTCTTCACTGATGTGCCTTCAGACTGCAA AGAGCTGACTCTGGATGACCCTCCTCAGACATGTTGGACGGGGATGTGTGGCTACCCTCAGCTGGTCACTCAGGTCCATGTAATGAATGCTGAAGGCCTGCAGGGACAGGACACCAACGGAG AGCTTCACTGCCTCAATCCCAATAAGGAAAGACTTCTGAGCAAAGTACAAG CTTTAGACCCGTACGTGATCATCACCTGTGAAGGAGAGCGGGTTCGTTCGCCCGTTCATAAGGACACGCGGTGCCCAAACTTCGACATCAAAGGCCTGTTCTACCGCAAGAAACCCAAAGAGGGCATCCACATCGAG ATCTACAACAAGAACATGATCGTGGACACCTTCCTGGGTCAGGTGATCCTGTTCAGCGACCCCAACGAGCGCCAGGAGCAGCACACGCTTCACCTCCGGGACAAGGGCAGCCGCCAGGACAACGACCTTCCGGGCACGCTCACTGTGCGTCTCATCACCGCGACCACGCTCACCAACATCTGA
- the ompb gene encoding olfactory marker protein b, giving the protein MSTELELPFRQDTQLTEVMRLRVQSLQQRGQKRQDGERLLLPNEAVYRLDFSKQSLGFLRWTVGLAQTGRLSITAISQLWTPDLTNLMTRQLLEPVGVFWRAPGDASDAPVQCYEADAHEFGERIAELATVRKAMYFLFAYADGCSPQSVDCSITFTADC; this is encoded by the coding sequence ATGTCTACAGAGTTGGAGCTGCCCTTCCGGCAGGACACCCAGTTGACGGAGGTAATGCGCCTGCGGGTTCAGTCTCTGCAGCAGCGGGGCCAGAAGAGGCAGGATGGCGAACGCCTGCTGCTGCCCAACGAGGCCGTGTACCGACTGGACTTCTCCAAACAGTCCCTCGGATTCTTGCGGTGGACGGTGGGGTTGGCCCAGACGGGACGCCTCTCCATCACCGCCATCTCGCAGCTCTGGACGCCCGACCTCACGAACCTGATGACGCGGCAGCTGCTGGAGCCCGTCGGGGTGTTCTGGAGGGCGCCGGGAGACGCCAGCGACGCTCCCGTCCAGTGCTACGAGGCCGACGCCCACGAGTTTGGCGAGCGGATCGCAGAGTTGGCTACGGTAAGGAAGGCGATGTACTTCCTGTTTGCGTATGCAGACGGCTGCAGCCCTCAGAGTGTCGACTGCTCCATCACCTTCACGGCAGATTGTTGA